One genomic window of Eptesicus fuscus isolate TK198812 chromosome 6, DD_ASM_mEF_20220401, whole genome shotgun sequence includes the following:
- the LOC103301154 gene encoding zinc finger protein 791-like — MDSVAFKDVNMEFTMEEWAFLDPNQKKLYTDVMLETFWNLASVACILEEKCEGHDSEDQYENYGMNFSSHMVERLCTRKDGSQCRENFRQVPNHNEKKEMPTEIKQPKSTLCRQIFMGYLSLNNHLSSHIGPNLYLSQEYEENPYKCKEPEEAFKPHQHIRRHKGSPNGKAFHYSTSLRNHERTHIAGKLYECKQCGKSFNHLSYFKLHKNTHSGEKPYQSKQCGKAFSSPKYSGENERTHTEEKPYQYKKSGKAFNSASLRNRERTHTGKKPYECKQYGKAFSSLFLGNHKGSHDRKKPHECKECGKTFAYPSFLRIHERAHTREKPYDCKLCGKVFSSSTYLQKHKRIHTGEKPYECQHCGKYFSFSTSLRYHEKMHAGDKPYDCKQCGKALRHSISLRNHERMHIGEKPYECKQCGKDFRYSASLRNHERMHIGEKPYECKQCGKAFSSPSSLATHKRNQIHERVHTGEKPYKCNHCGKAFSYPASLQSHETTHTKPYECKQCGKAFRHSTFLRNHERMHTGEKPYECKQCGKAFISLSSLGKHKRSHDVKKPHECKECGKTFSYPSDLRYHERTHNKEKPYECKECGKALSYARSLRYHERIHNKEKPSECKP; from the exons ATG GACTCGGTGGCCTTTAAGGATGTTAATATGGAGTTCACCATGGAGGAGTGGGCTTTCCTGGATCCGAACCAGAAGAAACTCTACACAGATGTGATGCTGGAAACCTTCTGGAACCTGGCATCAGTAG CatgtattttagaagaaaaatgtgaAGGCCATGACAGTGAAGATCAGTATGAAAATTATGGGATGAATTTTAG CAGTCATATGGTAGAGAGACTCTGTACAAGGAAGGATGGTAGTCAATGCAGAGAAAACTTCAGACAGGTCCCAAATCataatgaaaagaaggaaatgccTACTGAAATAAAACAACCTAAATCAACGTTGTGTAGGCAAATCTTCATGGGTTATTTATCCTTGAATAACCACCTGAGCTCTCACATTGGACCCAACCTGTACCTGTCTCAGGAATATGAGGAAAACCCTTATAAATGTAAGGAACCTGAGGAAGCTTTCAAGCCTCACCAACATATTCGAAGACATAAAGGCAGCCCCAATGGGAAAGCTTTCCACTATTCAACTTCCCTTAGAAATCATGAAAGAACACATATTGCTGGGAAACTGTATGAgtgtaagcaatgtgggaaaaGCTTTAATCATCTTAGTTACTTTAAACTTCACAAAAACACTCATAGTGGAGAGAAACCGTATCAAAGTAAGCAAtgtggaaaagctttcagttctCCCAAGTACTCTGGAGAAAATGAGAGAACACACACTGAAGAAAAGCCCTATCAATATAAGAAATCTGGTAAAGCTTTCAATTCCGCTTCACTTAGAAATCGTGAAAGAACACATACCGGCaagaaaccttatgaatgtaagcAATATGGCAAAGCCTTCAGTTCTCTTTTTCTTGGAAATCATAAAGGAAGTCATGACAGAAAGAAGCctcatgaatgtaaggaatgtggtaaaacaTTTGCTTATCCCTCTTTCCTTAGAATTCATGAAAGAGCTCATACCAGGGAAAAACCCTATGACTGTAAGCTTTGTGGTAAAGTTTTCTCTTCTTCAACTTACCTCCAAAAGCATAAAAGAATTCATACTGGTGAAAAACCTTATGAATGTCAGCACTGTGGTAAGTATTTTAGTTTTTCCACATCTCTTAGATATCATGAAAAAATGCATGCTGGGGACAAACCCTATGActgtaagcaatgtgggaaagctCTCAGACATTCCATTTCTCTTCGAAACCATGAAAGAATGCACATTGGGGAGAAGCCTTATGAATGTAAGCAGTGTGGGAAAGATTTCAGATATTCCGCGTCTCTTCGAAATCATGAAAGAATGCATATTGGGgagaagccctatgaatgtaagcaatgtgggaaagctttcagtTCTCCCAGTTCTCTTGCAACACATAAAAGAAATCA AATTCATGAAAGAGTGcatactggggaaaaaccctatAAATGTAACCATTGTGGTAAAGCTTTTTCTTATCCAGCTTCCCTCCAAAGTCATGAAACAACTCATACTaagccctatgaatgtaagcaatgtgggaaagctttcagaCATTCCACTTTTCTTAGAAATCATGAAAGGATGCATACTggggagaaaccctatgaatgtaagcaatgtgggaaagccttcattTCTCTCAGCTCTCTTGGGAAACATAAAAGAAGTCATGACGTAAAGAAGCctcatgaatgtaaggaatgtggtaaaactTTCTCTTACCCAAGTGACCTCCGATATCATGAAAGAACTCATAATAAGGAAAAACcgtatgaatgtaaggaatgtggtaaagCTTTGTCTTATGCACGTTCCCTTCGATATCATGAAAGAATTCATAATAAGGAAAAACCCTCTGAATGTAAGCCATAG